The following coding sequences are from one Pocillopora verrucosa isolate sample1 chromosome 5, ASM3666991v2, whole genome shotgun sequence window:
- the LOC131799379 gene encoding F-box/WD repeat-containing protein 2: protein MTECFEDSGFSLWLKTFCDTFSTLSNDQKNSAIEGIIDTCGPEQLRFLSTKLETLVKRDYLKCLPLELSFHVLKWLDPVSLCKCCLVSKKWNKVILSCDDVWQNACRQLGMEVKEDNVDSERNSTSTTTWKQIYISHVQDMKKLKDEGAVEKKQLYGHTARVFALYYRGNYLATGSDDRSIRLWDLKTGQCKYVLKAHTCADVRFDDDKVITASFDNTVGMWDWETGERLQCFRGHTAAVFSVDYSDELDTVVSGSADSTLRIWKMSSGQCVQTRYGHSDWVVKVFLKRSEVDSHTHRKGQYVVLSMDKRNIKIWSPDRECYKCLATLSPDTESTVNLQPRLQFDGHKIVCASETAILLWDFKTLQMTRIFTASPANWLVAHGHFYSLLVDMNFLYIVCTKSEEIVAEFPLPAFRRSLRGSNFTPGETLWLDGMVTRPYGGLLFASSMPDYSVLLLMLKDST, encoded by the exons ATGACAGAATGTTTCGAGGACAGTGGGTTTTCTCTTTGGTTGAAAACTTTTTGCGATACTTTTAGCACTTTGTCAAATGACCAAAAGAATTCCGCGATTGAAGGTATCATAGATACATGCGGACCCGAACAGCTACGGTTTTTGTCCACGAAACTCGAAACACTCGTGAAACGAGATTACTTGAAATGTTTACCTCTGGAGTTGAGTTTTCATGTCTTGAAATGGCTGGATCCTGTGTCCTTGTGCAAATGCTGTCTTGTGAGTAAGAAATGGAACAAAGTAATTTTAAGCTGTGATGATGTTTGGCAAAACGCCTGTAGGCAGCTTGGTATGGAAGTCAAAGAAGATAACGTGGATTCTGAAAGAAACTCGACCTCTACCACCACGTGGAAACAGATATATATTTCACATGTACAGGatatgaaaaagttaaaagacGAGGGTGCGGTGGAAAAGAAACAGCTTTATGGTCACACAGCTAGAGTGTTTGCACTTTATTATCGTGGAAATTATCTTGCTACTG GATCAGATGATAGATCAATCAGGTTGTGGGACTTGAAGACAGGACAGTGTAAATATGTTTTGAAGGCTCATACTTGTGCAGATGTTCGCTTTGATGATGATAAGGTCATCACAGCCTCATTTGACAATACTGTTGGCATGTGGGACTGGGAAACAGGAGAGAGATTACAATGTTTTAGGGGACACACAGCAGcag TGTTCTCAGTTGATTACAGTGATGAACTGGACACTGTTGTTAGTGGTTCAGCTGACTCTACCCTCCGGATTTGGAAAATGTCATCTGGACAATGCGTGCAGACCAGATATGGTCACTCGGACTGGGTGGTAAAG GTGTTCCTCAAAAGAAGTGAAGTAGACTCGCATACTCACAGAAAGGGTCAGTACGTAGTGCTCAGTATGGACAAACGAAACATCAAG ATCTGGTCTCCCGATCGTGAATGCTACAAGTGCCTGGCAACATTAAGTCCTGACACCGAGTCCACTGTCAACCTACAGCCTCGACTTCAGTTTGATGGACATAAAATTGTGTGTGCTTCAGAGACAGCGATTCTGCTGTgggattttaaaactttgcaaATGACAAG AATCTTCACGGCATCGCCTGCTAATTGGCTCGTAGCCCATGGGCATTTTTATAGCCTTCTTGTGGACATGAACTTTCTTTATATAGTTTGCACCAAAAGCGAAGAAATTGTTGCGGAATTTCCCTTACCTGCGTTCCGGAGATCTTTACGCGGGTCGAATTTCACGCCTGGTGAAACTTTATGGCTGGACGGAATGGTCACCAGACCTTATGGAGGCCTCTTATTCGCATCAAGTATGCCTGATTATAGTGTCTTACTGCTCATGCTCAAAGATAGCACGTGA